The following DNA comes from Gambusia affinis linkage group LG21, SWU_Gaff_1.0, whole genome shotgun sequence.
AAAGCTGTGACTAACATCCTTTATTGCACAAAGAGATCATCTTATCTGGGTGGACGTGACCAAGCAGATTTTGAAACAGTCTGCTAAAACCCAACTGAATACAGACATGAGAAAATTGCAGAACAGCTTTGAAAGTCTTGTTACGCAACTGAATTACATTTGTAAAATACGTTTTGTGTTTAGCAGTGCACTGGTAAGTAATTAGCACATTTTACATCCCAGGAAcgttttgtcaaaaaacaagcaaaggtTCAAACATACTTCAAATCAAGGTTGGCGTGACGTCCTCTGGATACATCGGTAAACATTTTTGTACACAGAACAGGAGGAATCCTCCTTCATCCAGCATTTACAGTTGGCATTCGCAGTTAGGATAACCAGACACACAGATTCAGAATGGCTTCAACTGGATCACAGAATAAAGAAATAGCTGAAGCACATAAAAACTgactaacttttatttttatttaacaaccCCATTTGCTTGTTTTAGAGTGAACttgcaaaatatgtttaaaaattaataatgtgTGTGCATCAAAAAGAGAGGCATCAAGACACAATGGCTAGTATATGCAGTATatgagtttgattaaaaatatgtaaaaatatatgcatGTGCTTTTTACACAATTacctgaaatatttagatttcttgtTTGACATGATAAGAAAGTCAAAGGAAATCAGAAAGAGAGCTGAGCAGCTGCACAGGTCTGGTTCGTCCTTGGGAAGATTTTACAGATCCTAGAAGGAGCCGCATTCATCTGTTCCAGCATTTTTATGCTAGTATTGTCAGAATTGACATGATAGGAAAATCCACCCAACATGCAACTCAGGAGATCAGTTCTTTTGGCTTTTGAACcttaaaggcagaaaaaagctgaattttcaCCAGAACATCAGTGTTATATATCTTGTGTTCTTGTGGTATCAGAAATATACATTATCTAATAGattaaaagtcaattttaaaaaaaaattaaagaaaataagtaaagaaaaatacagtcGAGTTGTGACAGACAAGATGTAAAGTCTGTCAAACTTTATCACCCAGAAGAAAGCCACCAAAAAGGCAAAATGCAACTGCCCTGttacaataaaatgataaagctatgatgaaagaggaaaaagggaAAGAGAATCACAATGATCTGACataatgtaaatacaaaaacaatattgcTGTGATCGCTCAACTGCAGTTATTGGTGCTTCATTTCAATGTAACTATCCTCCGAACTGTCAGCCGTCTGCACTGAACAGTTTCTTGCCCTGAACTTTTTGACCTGGGCGTAAACTGCCTCTTCCGGTCCTCTGTTCTTAATAGATTCAGAGAAAGCTTCTGGTCGTCTCTGGATAAAGTTCATGTCCTCATAAGGTTCATCTTCAGTTTTATCAGGAGGCATTTGAACTGTAACATCCTCATCTGGTTCAGcctatggagaaaaaaaaatgcacattaatATTTCACTTTGTGCTAATGGTGTCAAATTGAATGTTTAGGTTTAATCCCATTTACCGACCTGAGGCTGCTGGTGAGTTCGATGTTTGGACTGGAAGAACCTGGAAAAATATTGGAGTGGTATCAGAATAATTCTgatgttatttgtttattttaacagcttgacattttttgtttttactgacaCTTGTCCTTGCATCTGAACTGCAGTACATGTAAATGTGGTGGAGAACTCTGCCCAGGGCACCACAGGCTGGGCACCTACAACTACACATGAGGAAGCCGCTTGTTTATACTCACAAAACTGAGGAAACCAAGCAGATGAGCCCAGCGAAAATTAACAGCAAGATAACTGAGCCAGAAACTGTCAGCATCCCCGTTTCTTGGaaagaaacacaataataaacagATAACAAATAACGTAAAGAAGTGTAGGACACAGACGTGAACTATAAAACACTCCATCTTAATAAAGGTTACAGTGATATggagaagcagaaataaatataaatgacaCACAGAtgttacctttatttttcaAGTGACTCCATGATGTTGTCTGATTACCAAGAATATTTGCAGCCACGCAAAAATGACTTTCTATATTTGACATGTTGGTCATTTGGAGTTTGTAAACCTGCTCCATAGACACATTAGTGGCTCCATGTTCACTGAtcctgaaccaggtgaagctgggTGGAGGTTTGGCTCTGCTGGAGCAGCTCAGCTCCACCCAGCTACCTGCTGACACCAAACctgatggactgatggatgCTGAGGTGTTTCTAGGAGCATCTGAGGAAAATGAGACACAGAATAACTTTATAGATCAGAAACAGCTGAACCATGACCTGCTGACAGGATCACTTACAGGAAACACTGAGAGTcacttctgtctctgctgtcttGTTTCCTCCAATCACAGGATATCTGGCAGAACATCTGATGTTGTATCCATCATGTGTGTCTGACAGAGTGATGTTCTCCTGGATTTTAGTTGTAAAGGTTCCATCTGTGTTTATCTCTGTTTGTCTGAGAGAGTCTTGTTGGAGATTCCAGGTGAGTTCAGGAGGTGAGTGTGGACAGGGAGTGAAAGCTGAGCAGGTTACAGTGACAGACTGATGCTCCTTCAGGTCAGAGGGAACATTAATGCTGGGACTCCATGGAGAATCTGGGATTAACAATACAtgccatgacaaaaaaaaaaaaaaaaaaagttaaagaaaaaagaactgaTGAGAAGAGTTCGACAGTAAATGGATGCAAATACGATCTGCTGCATAGATTTGTCAGCCCACAAGGAGGCTCCCTAGAGCTTTTATTCCTATTTAATTAGAGTTACAAATACATAATACCACACAGAAAAGCCTACGTAGTTATTGTAGTAGTTTGATCTTATTGAACATCGTgttataaaagaataaacaacgttatatgcaaacaaaacaaaagaacagaaaagtaCATTTACTGCTGTTTAATACTTTTGTTAATATAGTATTAAACATTAACTATATTTACACGTATTTCTAGTTTTTGTATGAGCTGTGGTCAAATTTTACACACATGTTCTTGGCAAATAAACTAGACCAGGgttgtcaaactcattttcatatttggttatataaaaatcttaatgctcttaaagggccggttgtgccagaatgcaTTTATATaaccaattaaactgttaaaatattaagaaatatttgttcctccaggattttgtgattgttatagctttttgttgttgttgttgtttttttgcaatcaaattTGCAGATTTTGTGGTGACCATTATGAAGCGTTTGCAATTAATTTGCACTGatatatgatgttaaatgtgactttttattacttgccGTATCATTTGTGGACTAtgacttgacatcaagtaaggctgagacAGCAATGACTTAAACTCACTTTGACCAAATTTAGAGAAATTATgcaataaaatcagaacaaaatatggagatttgtttattttgtgtgaattttgcagatttgtgaaaaactggaaggacttATTGAagtaatttggagtctagagggccgcATAAAAAATTACAATGGGCCAGATGTGGCAACCAGGCCTAGGGTTTGACACATGTGCACTagacaataatttatatttttcctgcattttgttatttatttgtttttgtcagaaggACAAACTAAATCTGACTCTTCCCCTTTGTGTCTATAGATGAGCAGACAATATGAGTTGGTCAGACCTGGAACTTGATCTTAAAGTTATTTAATGACTGTCATATAGAgcatgtcagttttttttttgactgtttgcTTCAGCTACTTTCTTGAGCAGTTCAGGAAATTAAGCCACTTCGCAATTCTGCTGAAGCAATAActggatgtttaaaataatgaatccTCTTCATCTCATGCTGAAGTTCTTTAAATTTATGATGTCTTGATGAATTGCTATATCTGACTGATAATGCGAAGTCATAAATCACCACAATTAGGATTTCGAAAGAgagtgaaataattaaaataaacttatcTTACCTCTAACTGTTATATTGAGAGGATGAGCGCAGCCTGTTGCTCTGAATGCTCCGTTCTCAATCCTGAAGAAGTATCTGTCTGTATAACTTGAGTTTAAACCAGGAAACAGAGTGGTGCAGTTTTTCTCTGCAAGGTTTCCACGTAATTCCAATGGATAGGGGTTTGCTGACTTACTGCTATTGAAAATTACATAACTTATATCAGATTGAAAAGTTAAACTGTGTTTCATCCAAACTCCATTGATACTAATGGTCCTATTAAAATTTGGATGATTTGTAGTAAAACTACATGGGATCTCCAAACAAGATCCACTCAGAGCTTCAATGTTGTTTGGTGCGGTGATATTGAGGGCCCCTGGTTTTGCACCGCAATAATGAAGCAGAGaacctgtaaaaaaacaaacaaatgatgAACGTAATGTCATCTGTCAGCAGAGAAACTTCATTATTCCTAAGCTGCAGCAGGTTAACATGTGGAGATGTGATTCATCTGGTGTCTCTGAAGGGAAGGAAGGGAACAAACTTCACACCTGGAAGAAAGAGGACACTCAGTAACACGCTGACGGTCAGCACGTTCCCAGGAAGAGCTGCCATTCGTCTCACAGTCCtccttcaacaacaaaaaaacaaaaataaaaacaaatgctaagGCATTTTAACTGGACTTTACATTGTTTCACATCTGTCTTAAAATTCAAACAGTAAAACCTTCAGCCTACCTTCCTACTTGTGCAGATTTAcctaattcatttttaaatattcccaAAAGTCCTGTCttctttttaagattaaaaaatcTCAGTTTAAAATGACTCATAGCACCAACTTACCAAAGATCTGCAGTTAAAATGGGAACAGTTCAGCTTCCCTGGCTCTCGTTTGAGCTGATTAGCATCCGATCCAACAGCCGACCTCTGAATGTGTGTTTCAAAATAAGTCGATATAACACATCgacttattttaatttgtctccCCTTCACATCCTGACCTCAAGAAAGAAGAAGTTACCTTTTTAACATCTTGCTCTTACCACAGTGTTTCCTTATTAGGGGTGTTTAGTAGCTCAGACTTACTTGACTGTAGATCAAATATTCAGATGGTCAACGAGCAGAAGATGCTTTTGGAATGAATGTTTTCAACAAAGCATCCAcaattattgatcatttatatTGTACTCCAGGTGGAAACAGGTGTG
Coding sequences within:
- the LOC122824005 gene encoding myelin-associated glycoprotein-like, coding for MAALPGNVLTVSVLLSVLFLPGSLLHYCGAKPGALNITAPNNIEALSGSCLEIPCSFTTNHPNFNRTISINGVWMKHSLTFQSDISYVIFNSSKSANPYPLELRGNLAEKNCTTLFPGLNSSYTDRYFFRIENGAFRATGCAHPLNITVRDSPWSPSINVPSDLKEHQSVTVTCSAFTPCPHSPPELTWNLQQDSLRQTEINTDGTFTTKIQENITLSDTHDGYNIRCSARYPVIGGNKTAETEVTLSVSYAPRNTSASISPSGLVSAGSWVELSCSSRAKPPPSFTWFRISEHGATNVSMEQVYKLQMTNMSNIESHFCVAANILGNQTTSWSHLKNKETGMLTVSGSVILLLIFAGLICLVSSVLFFQSKHRTHQQPQAEPDEDVTVQMPPDKTEDEPYEDMNFIQRRPEAFSESIKNRGPEEAVYAQVKKFRARNCSVQTADSSEDSYIEMKHQ